The following are encoded together in the Candidatus Woesebacteria bacterium genome:
- a CDS encoding nucleoside monophosphate kinase: MNILILGPQGSGKGTQARRVASAFEMFYFDMGKYLRKLAEEDPEIDKIVNERGAFLPENISIPLALNYLSQKAKNRDGIFFDGFPRTIGQLNALDVWLAEKNKKLDKVIFLKVSEDESIRRLSARRICKSCGRIYNLVTNPPLENNCACGGELDQREDDTPEAIRERLAWSNTLNKEILDEFKKRQILSEVDGERPIKQITIEIMDLFKE, encoded by the coding sequence ATGAATATTTTAATTCTCGGACCGCAGGGTTCCGGCAAGGGTACGCAAGCAAGGAGAGTGGCAAGTGCATTTGAGATGTTTTATTTTGACATGGGTAAGTATTTACGTAAACTTGCGGAGGAAGATCCCGAGATAGATAAAATTGTAAATGAAAGAGGTGCATTTCTTCCCGAAAACATAAGTATTCCGCTTGCTTTGAATTACCTAAGTCAAAAAGCAAAAAATAGGGACGGAATCTTTTTTGACGGTTTTCCTAGAACCATCGGTCAACTTAATGCATTAGATGTATGGCTGGCTGAAAAAAACAAGAAACTTGATAAGGTAATATTTCTAAAGGTGTCGGAAGACGAATCAATAAGACGCTTATCGGCAAGAAGAATTTGCAAATCCTGCGGCAGAATTTACAATTTGGTGACAAATCCACCGTTAGAGAATAATTGCGCATGTGGTGGCGAACTAGACCAGAGAGAAGACGATACTCCTGAGGCGATTAGAGAGCGTCTGGCGTGGTCAAATACCTTAAACAAAGAAATACTGGATGAATTTAAAAAACGTCAAATTCTAAGTGAAGTTGATGGTGAAAGACCGATAAAACAAATTACGATCGAGATAATGGATTTATTTAAAGAATAA
- the rplO gene encoding 50S ribosomal protein L15, producing the protein MQLPKVKVKVGKRLGRGYGSGRGGHTSGRGTKGQKARRKIHILFEGTKMKKSFIKRLPLRRGKGKFKSKNNPIIINVAYLEMLPTGTIVDIATLVKNSIVSEKDAVKYGVKILGNAGLTKKLSVKLPISKKAAKLIEKNGGKVELE; encoded by the coding sequence ATGCAATTACCTAAAGTAAAAGTAAAAGTCGGAAAAAGATTGGGTCGTGGATATGGGAGCGGACGCGGTGGTCATACATCGGGTAGAGGGACCAAGGGACAAAAAGCCAGACGCAAGATTCACATTCTTTTTGAAGGAACGAAGATGAAAAAGTCGTTTATCAAAAGGTTGCCATTAAGAAGAGGTAAGGGTAAATTTAAATCTAAAAATAATCCAATAATTATTAATGTTGCATATCTTGAAATGTTGCCGACGGGGACGATTGTCGATATTGCTACACTCGTTAAAAATAGTATTGTGTCCGAAAAAGATGCTGTAAAATACGGTGTCAAGATTTTGGGAAATGCCGGATTAACGAAAAAACTCTCGGTGAAACTTCCGATTTCCAAAAAAGCAGCTAAGCTAATAGAGAAAAACGGTGGCAAAGTTGAATTGGAGTAA
- the secY gene encoding preprotein translocase subunit SecY: MRNISQFFIKAVKSPDIKRKLTITAVILAVYRLIAHIPAAGIDRTSLQSLFQGSPLLSLLDVFSGGTLANFSILALGLTPYINASIILQLMTYVIPSLEVLSKEGEFGREKIGQYTRFLTVPLAALQAFGMYTLLRSQGIITTLSVLSVLALVATMMAGAMLAVWLGELITEYGISNGISLLIFAGIVARLPVSVAQQFSLIDTKDMLATSIFVVMAALIIALIVFMSEAVRQIPINYARQIGRRAINASYLPLRLNQAGVIPIIFAVSLVLLPSLLSQFLAGVPNVKVALMAAKVGEVFNPQSFSYNAIYFLLVFGFTYFYTSIVFNPEQIAENLQKNGGFIPGIRPGKQTENYLRSVLNRTTLIGASFLGFIAILPSFFQNSLGGANNLAIGGTGILIVVSVVLELTREIEAQLVMKKYDSFIR, from the coding sequence ATGAGGAACATATCTCAATTTTTTATAAAGGCGGTCAAATCGCCCGACATTAAACGGAAATTAACGATTACGGCTGTTATTCTCGCGGTTTATAGATTAATTGCCCACATACCGGCGGCGGGAATAGACAGAACTTCTCTGCAATCATTGTTTCAAGGAAGCCCTCTCCTTTCATTGCTCGATGTTTTTTCGGGTGGTACGCTTGCAAATTTTTCAATTCTTGCTCTTGGACTTACCCCTTATATAAACGCATCGATTATTCTTCAATTAATGACATATGTCATTCCAAGCTTGGAAGTGCTTTCCAAAGAAGGTGAATTTGGTCGAGAAAAAATAGGTCAATATACTAGATTTTTAACCGTGCCACTGGCTGCATTGCAGGCATTTGGGATGTATACACTCTTGAGAAGTCAAGGCATTATTACGACATTGTCAGTATTGTCGGTTCTTGCATTGGTAGCAACGATGATGGCTGGAGCTATGCTTGCAGTTTGGTTGGGAGAATTGATTACCGAGTATGGTATAAGTAACGGTATATCACTTTTGATTTTTGCTGGTATTGTGGCTCGACTACCGGTTTCGGTTGCTCAGCAATTTAGCTTAATTGATACAAAGGATATGCTTGCGACATCTATTTTTGTCGTTATGGCGGCACTTATTATTGCATTAATTGTATTTATGAGTGAGGCGGTTCGCCAAATTCCGATAAATTACGCAAGGCAAATCGGAAGGCGTGCAATTAACGCTTCCTACTTGCCACTTAGGCTAAACCAAGCTGGTGTTATTCCAATAATCTTTGCTGTTTCTTTGGTTCTTTTACCGTCGCTTCTTAGTCAGTTTTTGGCAGGTGTACCGAATGTAAAAGTAGCCTTGATGGCTGCAAAAGTTGGTGAAGTATTTAATCCACAATCATTTTCTTATAATGCCATCTATTTTCTTTTGGTTTTTGGATTTACGTATTTTTACACATCGATTGTTTTCAATCCGGAACAAATAGCCGAGAATTTACAAAAAAACGGAGGATTTATACCGGGAATTAGGCCGGGAAAACAGACCGAAAATTACTTAAGAAGTGTACTAAATAGGACGACTTTAATTGGCGCTAGTTTTCTTGGTTTTATTGCAATCCTTCCGTCGTTTTTTCAAAACAGCCTTGGGGGAGCAAATAATTTAGCGATTGGTGGTACTGGCATATTAATTGTGGTTTCGGTTGTTCTTGAATTGACTCGCGAAATTGAAGCGCAGCTGGTAATGAAAAAATACGATAGTTTTATCCGTTAA